Proteins found in one Geomonas subterranea genomic segment:
- a CDS encoding DUF2442 domain-containing protein yields MRRINWISTNEDWTLDVCFTNGEVRKYDVRPLLQSEAFRELEDVAIFKTARNGGYFVAWDNDADLSADTLYLEGIPVTPAIESN; encoded by the coding sequence ATGAGAAGGATTAACTGGATCAGCACAAACGAAGACTGGACACTTGATGTCTGCTTTACCAACGGAGAAGTGCGTAAATATGATGTAAGACCGTTGCTGCAAAGTGAAGCGTTCAGGGAGCTGGAAGATGTCGCTATCTTCAAGACCGCCCGTAACGGCGGCTACTTCGTGGCGTGGGACAACGATGCCGACCTAAGTGCCGACACCCTCTACCTGGAAGGCATACCCGTCACGCCAGCGATCGAATCGAACTGA
- a CDS encoding DUF4160 domain-containing protein, producing MPTISMFFGIIIRMFYRDYQQHHLPHLHAEYQGDVAVFAIEDGSILDGSLPPAKRKLVEAWMEIHKDELLADWRLAVEGETVFKVKGLE from the coding sequence ATGCCGACAATTTCTATGTTCTTCGGGATTATCATCAGAATGTTCTACAGGGACTATCAGCAGCACCACCTTCCCCATCTTCACGCTGAATACCAAGGGGACGTTGCTGTTTTTGCTATTGAGGATGGCAGCATCCTTGATGGCTCGCTTCCTCCCGCAAAGCGAAAGCTCGTGGAAGCTTGGATGGAAATTCACAAAGACGAGCTGCTGGCCGACTGGCGATTAGCTGTAGAAGGTGAAACTGTCTTTAAGGTAAAAGGACTTGAGTGA
- a CDS encoding NlpC/P60 family protein has protein sequence MLELRIGSSGAEVIQLQNLLNRHLPHFQVLKPDGIFGPRTEAAVRQFQSFAGISVDGTVGIKTWRALDHGVTTTSDVSPVPFHDAIWLKIAAAEVGQREFPGSPANPRIIMYHGATSLRATSDEVAWCSAFVNWCLKQAGIAGTNSAAATSWLHWGQMTCPRPGAITVVRKNTGQNHVSFYISETKDYYKLLGGNQAEQVRISNYYKSHWLAQGHRWPKLPHL, from the coding sequence ATGCTAGAGCTGAGGATTGGAAGTTCGGGGGCGGAAGTTATCCAGTTGCAGAATCTTCTTAACCGACATCTGCCCCACTTCCAGGTGCTTAAACCAGACGGCATATTCGGCCCCAGAACAGAAGCTGCCGTCCGGCAATTCCAATCATTTGCTGGAATCTCAGTAGACGGGACCGTTGGGATTAAGACTTGGCGGGCTCTGGATCATGGAGTAACCACTACATCTGATGTAAGTCCCGTACCTTTTCATGATGCCATCTGGCTGAAAATAGCTGCTGCTGAAGTCGGACAACGAGAGTTTCCTGGCTCACCAGCTAACCCAAGAATAATAATGTACCACGGTGCGACATCTCTCCGAGCAACAAGTGATGAGGTGGCGTGGTGTTCCGCCTTTGTCAACTGGTGCCTGAAACAGGCCGGCATAGCGGGCACCAACTCGGCGGCCGCAACAAGCTGGCTGCACTGGGGGCAGATGACATGCCCAAGACCAGGTGCTATTACGGTTGTCAGAAAAAACACGGGCCAGAACCACGTTTCCTTCTATATCTCCGAGACGAAAGACTATTACAAGTTGCTGGGTGGAAACCAGGCGGAACAAGTTAGAATCTCGAATTACTACAAGTCACATTGGCTTGCGCAGGGGCACCGATGGCCAAAGCTCCCGCATCTCTAG
- a CDS encoding helix-turn-helix domain-containing protein, giving the protein MLFELGHEIRRVRKLRKLTQEQIARELGMSRATISQLEAGIVQEIGIRKVIRVLDYLGLELRVRKAGPPPTLDELRERWEAE; this is encoded by the coding sequence ATGTTATTCGAACTTGGCCACGAAATACGCAGAGTCCGCAAACTCCGGAAGCTCACGCAAGAGCAGATCGCACGTGAACTCGGCATGAGCCGGGCCACCATCAGCCAGCTTGAGGCCGGCATAGTGCAAGAGATCGGGATCAGAAAGGTGATACGGGTACTCGACTACCTGGGGCTTGAACTGCGAGTTCGCAAGGCTGGACCTCCACCCACCCTTGACGAGTTGAGGGAGAGGTGGGAAGCAGAATAG
- a CDS encoding ATP-binding protein, translated as MIASSAELIAVLRQYNPWWSGGRFQDLPTWRRAAFREVNDWLKDPPAGRALLLSGARQIGKTTLLLQAIDVLLDQGVPPTNILYATFDHPLLKLIGLDGLLRLWREFEPAREGVEYLFLDEIQATKDWQVWLKHQVDFEKRRRIAVTGSATPLETEGLESGVGRWHTIRLATLSFYEYLQIRNDPVPQLPAVSTFVDLFEKSPSWFARIGEDSRPLTALFYEYLLRGGFPQSALVKSIPMAQKLLREDIVDKVLKRDMTALFGVRRVLELEQTFLYLCLHDGGLLDMQTLCKNLEVKKPTAVNFINLLEATHLIYRLLPFGYGKEILRAKAKVYLADAAIAPGVLLKGKGLVEDADELGKAVETAFFKHVFTRYYQRSISFSYWRGGKKDQEVDIIADVGGRLIPFEVKYKGSNVGSGELKGVVEFCREHKVRRAYVITKDAADFGVLRLAGGEIEVLKIPAHLACYWLGRSELEATELQEIDA; from the coding sequence TTGATAGCATCCAGTGCGGAGCTTATCGCCGTCCTACGGCAATACAATCCTTGGTGGTCGGGGGGGCGGTTTCAGGATTTGCCAACCTGGCGTAGAGCTGCATTCCGAGAAGTCAATGACTGGCTCAAAGACCCACCGGCGGGACGAGCGTTGCTTCTTTCCGGAGCACGTCAAATAGGCAAGACCACCCTGCTCCTTCAAGCCATCGACGTTTTGCTCGACCAGGGGGTGCCACCTACCAACATTCTCTACGCAACCTTCGATCACCCACTGCTTAAGCTGATCGGCCTGGACGGGTTGTTACGTCTATGGCGTGAATTCGAGCCGGCTCGCGAAGGTGTCGAGTACCTGTTCCTGGATGAGATCCAGGCCACAAAGGACTGGCAGGTCTGGCTGAAGCATCAGGTGGATTTCGAGAAGAGGCGCCGGATAGCGGTTACAGGTTCGGCGACTCCCCTAGAGACCGAAGGACTGGAGTCGGGAGTCGGGCGCTGGCATACGATCAGGCTCGCCACCCTTTCCTTTTATGAATACCTTCAGATTCGTAACGATCCGGTGCCCCAGCTCCCTGCGGTCTCCACCTTCGTCGATCTCTTTGAAAAGAGCCCAAGCTGGTTTGCCCGCATAGGCGAAGATTCGAGACCGTTGACTGCCCTCTTCTACGAGTACCTGCTTCGCGGCGGCTTCCCCCAGAGCGCACTGGTCAAGAGCATTCCGATGGCTCAGAAGCTTCTGCGCGAAGACATCGTGGACAAAGTTCTGAAGCGTGACATGACCGCCCTTTTCGGTGTACGCAGGGTGCTGGAACTTGAGCAAACTTTCCTGTACCTGTGCCTGCACGACGGCGGACTCCTCGACATGCAGACGCTCTGCAAGAACCTGGAGGTTAAGAAGCCGACCGCGGTTAACTTCATCAACCTGTTGGAAGCCACGCACCTTATCTATCGCCTGCTGCCCTTCGGATACGGGAAGGAGATCTTGAGGGCAAAGGCCAAGGTGTACCTTGCTGACGCCGCTATTGCCCCAGGCGTACTGCTGAAAGGAAAAGGGTTGGTCGAGGATGCAGACGAGTTAGGAAAGGCGGTGGAAACCGCTTTCTTTAAGCACGTCTTTACCCGGTACTACCAGAGAAGCATCTCGTTTTCCTACTGGCGCGGAGGAAAGAAGGACCAAGAGGTCGACATCATCGCCGATGTGGGCGGGCGCCTTATACCTTTCGAGGTGAAGTACAAAGGCAGCAACGTGGGGAGCGGAGAGCTTAAGGGAGTGGTCGAGTTTTGCAGGGAGCACAAGGTACGTCGTGCCTATGTGATTACCAAGGATGCTGCCGACTTCGGGGTGCTGAGGCTTGCGGGAGGCGAGATCGAGGTGCTGAAGATCCCTGCCCATCTGGCATGTTACTGGCTAGGCAGGTCCGAGCTAGAAGCGACTGAACTGCAGGAGATAGATGCGTGA
- a CDS encoding TIR domain-containing protein, whose amino-acid sequence MKVKVFISWSGEKSRRIGEVFRTWLPSVLQFVQPYFTPEDIEKGAKWNGDISRNLEESKIGIICLTKENTEKPWIMFEAGALSKNLESSKILTLLCGITPTDVSGPLIHFQSTQLQKKDLRLMLEAINNSAQDFKLSQDQLENTFEMCWPALEKKIQEVLELSTEPQSERIEKEIIEETLDIVRTMQKNFESLLSDKNTSAEPKVKQLSEHLINVLEEHRNLQQDHLKTVREYNEMLLEYRALARLFVAIAQGDKPSLEKLLSAPSLNDLLADLLQTSQ is encoded by the coding sequence ATGAAAGTAAAGGTTTTTATTAGCTGGTCAGGTGAGAAGAGCAGGAGAATAGGAGAAGTATTCCGCACTTGGTTGCCATCAGTCTTACAATTTGTTCAACCATATTTTACTCCTGAGGACATTGAGAAAGGAGCCAAGTGGAATGGCGACATAAGCAGAAATCTTGAGGAGTCAAAAATAGGCATAATTTGTCTTACAAAGGAAAATACCGAGAAACCATGGATCATGTTCGAAGCAGGAGCCTTATCTAAAAATTTAGAAAGTTCTAAGATTTTAACTCTCCTTTGTGGAATAACCCCTACTGATGTCTCTGGCCCATTGATCCACTTCCAGTCCACTCAATTACAGAAAAAAGACTTGAGATTGATGCTAGAAGCAATAAATAATTCAGCACAAGACTTTAAATTAAGCCAGGACCAGCTTGAAAACACATTTGAAATGTGCTGGCCTGCTTTAGAAAAAAAAATTCAGGAGGTACTAGAACTCTCCACAGAACCTCAATCGGAACGAATAGAAAAAGAGATCATTGAGGAAACATTGGACATAGTTAGAACAATGCAAAAAAATTTCGAATCATTATTGTCAGATAAGAATACAAGTGCAGAACCTAAAGTAAAGCAATTGTCTGAGCATCTGATTAATGTCCTAGAAGAGCACCGTAACCTGCAACAAGATCACCTTAAAACCGTACGAGAATATAATGAAATGTTGCTGGAGTATAGAGCATTAGCACGTTTATTCGTAGCTATAGCGCAAGGTGATAAACCTAGTTTGGAGAAATTACTCTCTGCTCCGAGTTTAAACGACCTGCTCGCCGATTTATTACAAACAAGTCAATAA
- a CDS encoding replication initiation factor domain-containing protein, with amino-acid sequence MAIFVSTVGDVIPSECPSLAESAGGAATVSGSAGSAVAEQVDSSSMAVPLTGHAQNPPITDFLFLSCGIDTLDLGLFVSWDTTWNTTKEGLEDKKTAAQKTTGLLDKTDIGREFLHHPSGKAPNYRYQLHFPEYRIYIAISDKPGKTPNVYVTIKSETLWHVEFPTILELLELDLDSFGGTIERIQPSRVDLCADFRINPPPTLQFIQQHRVSRSTMIRPYLSGETLETFYSGSPTSPVQIRIYDKGKEIQKSNKQWFLPIWGVDTAEGVWRVEFQLRRTFLHQYRIKTIEDLWGKIGTIWEYLTAEWFSLRFPDNDKAERRTIHPWWLSVQECSERFGGMIEARRTYTTDTVEPIQKTLAHICGRLVSIAAQEGIKDRMKAILHLEELIYQRMDDEKFQSEYKKKAIKLGYRGELGGTDYEVF; translated from the coding sequence GTGGCTATTTTTGTATCAACCGTAGGTGATGTAATTCCATCAGAATGTCCTTCCCTGGCTGAATCAGCCGGCGGAGCGGCCACGGTTTCCGGCTCTGCCGGTTCCGCGGTTGCGGAGCAGGTTGATTCTTCCAGCATGGCGGTGCCTCTAACAGGCCATGCGCAAAACCCACCTATAACAGATTTCCTCTTTCTTTCCTGCGGTATCGACACGCTCGACCTTGGGCTGTTCGTCTCCTGGGACACCACCTGGAACACCACAAAGGAAGGCCTTGAGGATAAAAAAACTGCCGCACAAAAGACAACAGGTCTTCTCGACAAAACAGATATTGGAAGAGAATTCCTACACCATCCAAGCGGCAAAGCCCCAAATTACCGCTATCAACTGCACTTCCCTGAATACCGCATTTACATCGCCATTTCTGACAAACCAGGCAAAACCCCTAATGTCTATGTCACCATAAAGTCAGAAACCCTCTGGCACGTTGAGTTCCCTACAATCCTTGAACTCTTGGAATTAGATCTCGACAGCTTCGGTGGAACAATCGAGCGCATACAACCTAGCAGAGTTGACTTGTGCGCTGACTTCAGAATCAATCCTCCCCCCACCTTGCAATTCATACAGCAGCATCGGGTGTCGCGTAGCACCATGATACGCCCCTACCTGAGCGGCGAGACGTTGGAAACCTTCTATTCTGGCTCGCCAACCTCCCCGGTTCAAATCCGCATCTATGACAAGGGCAAGGAAATCCAGAAATCCAACAAGCAATGGTTCCTTCCCATCTGGGGAGTTGATACCGCCGAGGGTGTCTGGCGAGTTGAATTCCAGTTGCGGCGAACATTTCTCCACCAATACAGGATCAAGACCATAGAAGACCTATGGGGCAAGATAGGAACAATCTGGGAGTATCTGACAGCGGAATGGTTCTCTTTGAGATTCCCCGATAACGATAAGGCAGAACGGCGCACCATCCATCCCTGGTGGCTATCTGTTCAGGAGTGCAGTGAACGATTCGGGGGGATGATCGAGGCAAGACGCACATATACCACTGACACGGTAGAGCCAATTCAGAAGACCCTGGCTCATATCTGCGGACGGCTCGTTTCCATAGCTGCCCAAGAAGGCATTAAGGATAGGATGAAAGCGATTCTGCATCTGGAGGAACTGATTTACCAACGGATGGATGATGAAAAATTCCAAAGCGAGTACAAAAAGAAGGCAATAAAGCTCGGCTATCGCGGAGAGTTGGGAGGGACAGATTATGAAGTCTTCTGA